Below is a window of Synechococcus sp. UW179A DNA.
AAAGGTCTCGGCAACCTTGATCAAGCTCTTGCCTCCACTCTCAAATCAATAGAGCTCAAGCCTGATAATCCCGATGTCCACATGAATCTGGGCGGCATCTACAAAGACCTCGGCAAACTTGATCGAGCTCTTGCCTCCACTCTCAAATCAATAGAGCTCAATCCTGATAACCATACGTCCCACATGAACCTGGGCGGCATCTACAAAGACCTCGGCAACCTTGATCAAGCTCTTGCCTCCACTCTCAAATCAATAGAGCTCAAGCCTGATAACCCCACTGCCCACATGAACCTAGGAATCACATATGAAATATTAAGCGAACTAGATAGTGCCTTGCAAAGCTATACACAATCAGCGAAGCTCATCGAGCAGCACAAAGAGGAAAGCAGTTTAACAAGTTTGATCAATACATCAATAACACTCTTGCAAATGAACAGGATAGATGATGCAAAAAAGCCCTATCAAACGCATTGGGAATATCGCTTAACAAGAAAGTATCCCTAAAGCCGAGCTCAATAAAAAACAAAAAGCATAACTATACTTACCTTTCTTATCTAAGCAAGCTGATTCCTGAGATACCACGCATAGACTGTTCTGCAGAATATCAGATCCTTCATCTTGGAGAAAGCCATTGCCTAACATTTACGAATCAGATAATTGAGCTAAAAGGGAAGAGATGTATTATAAAACCTTCTCTAATCAAAGGCGCAAAGGCTTTTCATCTGAGCGAAGAGCAAAGAGCTAATCCCCACAAAATGGGATTTGAAAAGCGCTTACAGCAAAATCTTGATGTCTATGAACATATTTTTCTATCGTTTGGAGAAATCGATTGCAGAGCAGATGAAGGGATTCTCTTGCATTGCAAGAAAACTAGAAAAGACATTCAAGATATCTCCAAGACAACCGCAACCAAATATTTTAAATGGACAGCAACTTCTCTTGCAAAATACAAGGATAAACTTGTCTATTTTGGAACGCCAGCACCATTCAAGGCTGCCCAAAACAGCGAAGAATCCTCAGAAAACAATGCACAAAGGCTTCTTGCCGTAACAGCCTTCAATACTACCCTTGCGAAACAATGCCAGGAGTCAGGCTCCTTATTC
It encodes the following:
- a CDS encoding tetratricopeptide repeat protein, whose protein sequence is MTGFRNPKSDKKRENTPQIDGETLLDRAINYHARGDLANAEKHYREAIGFGLSNVALYSNLGVICKRSQRTEEAIALYKKAIQINPHYPDAYTNLGSLYKGLGNLDQALASTLKSLEIKPDEPTTLMNLGSIYLDLGNLDQALASTLKSLELNPANPDALINLGGIYKGLGNLDQALASTLKSIELKPDNPDVHMNLGGIYKDLGKLDRALASTLKSIELNPDNHTSHMNLGGIYKDLGNLDQALASTLKSIELKPDNPTAHMNLGITYEILSELDSALQSYTQSAKLIEQHKEESSLTSLINTSITLLQMNRIDDAKKPYQTHWEYRLTRKYP